Proteins co-encoded in one Flavobacterium fluviale genomic window:
- the mutY gene encoding A/G-specific adenine glycosylase, with product MDFHNILIKWYLRNKRDLPWRKTVDPYQIWLSEIMLQQTRVAQGMPYFFEFTKEFPTVKDLADASEEKVLKLWQGLGYYSRARNLHKTAQYISNDLNGVFPDSYKELLKLKGVGEYTAAAIASFSYNEIVPVVDGNVFRVLSRYFDIETDIANPAAKKEFAALAQELMPKDSPAIFNQAIMEFGALQCVPKSPNCSICVFNDSCLALKKGKVNQLPVKTKKIKVSNRYFNYLILEDALGNTLIQKRTDKGIWHNLYEFPLLETESIVDFDVVSKNAKEEIFPSYTIIGIEDCAASTLVHKLSHQHLHIQFWKIKIKEKIENGVDPEKLKTFPFPIVIYKFIEKQEIIC from the coding sequence ATCCGTACCAAATTTGGCTCTCAGAAATTATGCTTCAGCAGACACGAGTTGCTCAAGGAATGCCTTATTTTTTCGAATTTACCAAGGAATTTCCTACTGTAAAAGATTTAGCAGATGCGTCAGAAGAGAAAGTTTTAAAACTTTGGCAGGGATTAGGGTATTATTCCAGAGCTCGTAATCTTCATAAAACGGCTCAATATATAAGTAATGATTTAAACGGCGTTTTTCCAGATTCGTATAAAGAGCTTTTAAAACTTAAAGGTGTTGGTGAATATACGGCGGCAGCAATTGCATCTTTCTCCTATAATGAAATAGTTCCTGTTGTAGACGGAAATGTGTTTCGCGTTTTGTCACGCTATTTTGATATTGAAACAGATATTGCCAATCCTGCTGCTAAAAAAGAGTTTGCTGCATTAGCCCAAGAATTAATGCCAAAAGATAGTCCAGCTATATTCAATCAAGCGATTATGGAATTTGGTGCACTTCAATGTGTGCCGAAAAGCCCAAATTGTTCGATTTGTGTTTTTAACGATAGCTGTCTGGCACTGAAAAAAGGAAAAGTAAACCAGCTTCCTGTAAAAACAAAAAAAATAAAAGTCTCAAATCGTTATTTTAATTATTTGATTTTAGAAGATGCCTTAGGGAATACACTTATTCAAAAAAGAACTGATAAGGGAATCTGGCATAATTTATACGAATTTCCACTCTTAGAAACTGAGTCAATAGTCGATTTTGATGTAGTTTCAAAAAACGCAAAAGAAGAAATTTTTCCCTCGTATACAATTATAGGTATAGAAGATTGCGCGGCATCAACATTAGTGCATAAACTTTCGCATCAGCATCTTCATATACAGTTTTGGAAAATTAAGATAAAAGAGAAAATAGAAAATGGAGTTGATCCCGAAAAATTAAAAACTTTTCCTTTTCCAATTGTGATTTATAAATTTATAGAAAAGCAGGAAATAATTTGCTAA